The following are encoded in a window of Gasterosteus aculeatus chromosome 5, fGasAcu3.hap1.1, whole genome shotgun sequence genomic DNA:
- the LOC120819018 gene encoding putative endonuclease 4 isoform X2, giving the protein MGPRKRPSEEAEEMRDRRKKNRGNNKYIGAHVGIRGGIWKAVESCTEMGGNSFALFLGSQRSWKRPALDHAAADRFREQCSLWEYDPAHILPHGSYLMNCGSPKEDVFEKSQALLVDELSRCSLLGLNLYNFHPGSSLGSITTEQCVEKIASAINRAHQQTPAVVTVLENMSGQGNTVGGKFSELRSIIDKVRDQTRVGVCLDTCHAFAAGYDVAAEGGVKAMLDEFEQEVGLQYLKALHLNDSKGKLGCNLDRHEDIGKGHIGISAFRDIVNEPRLDNIPLILETPGRPGFEYAEQIELLYSLYE; this is encoded by the exons ATGGGGCCGAGGAAGAGGCCGtcggaggaggctgaggagatGAGAGACCGCAGGAAGAAGAACCGTGGGAATAATAAATACATCGGAGCTCATGTGGGCATTCGGG GTGGGATATGGAAAGCAGTGGAGTCCTGCACAGAGATGGGGGGCAATAGTTTCGCCCTGTTTCTGGGCTCCCAGCGGTCGTGGAAGAGGCCTGCGCTGGACCACGCAGCTGCAGACAGGTTTAGGGAGCAATGTTCCCTATGGGAGTATGACCCTGCACATATCCTCCCTCACGGCTCCTACTTGATGAACTGTGGATCTCCTAAAGAGG ATGTGTTTGAGAAGAGCCAGGCCCTGTTGGTGGATGAGCTCAGCCGCTGCAGCCTGCTGGGCCTCAACCTCTACAACTTCCACCCTGGTTCCTCCCTGGGCTCCATCACCACCGAGCAGTGTGTGGAGAAGATAGCAAGCGCCATTAACCGAGCTCACCAGCAAACACCTGCCGTGGTTACAG TGTTGGAGAACATGAGTGGTCAGGGCAATACGGTGGGCGGCAAGTTCTCCGAGCTGAGGAGCATCATAGACAAGGTGAGGGACCAGACCAGAGTCGGAGTGTGTCTGGATACCTGTCACGCCTTCGCAGCAG GGTATGATgtggctgcagagggaggagtgAAGGCCATGCTGGACGAGTTTGAGCAGGAAGTCGGGCTCCAATATCTTAAAGCCCTCCATCTCAATGACTCCAAAG GGAAGCTAGGCTGCAACCTCGATCGCCACGAAGACATCGGGAAAGGTCACATCGGAATCTCTGCTTTCCGGGACATCGTCAACGAGCCCAGACTGGACAACATCCCTCTCATACTGGAGACACCTGGACG GCCAGGTTTCGAGTACGCTGAGCAGATTGAACTTCTGTATTCCCTCTATGAGTGA
- the LOC120819018 gene encoding putative endonuclease 4 isoform X1: protein MGPRKRPSEEAEEMRDRRKKNRGNNKYIGAHVGIRGGIWKAVESCTEMGGNSFALFLGSQRSWKRPALDHAAADRFREQCSLWEYDPAHILPHGSYLMNCGSPKEAPWPCRTLPTVSPTLLTTLPDVFEKSQALLVDELSRCSLLGLNLYNFHPGSSLGSITTEQCVEKIASAINRAHQQTPAVVTVLENMSGQGNTVGGKFSELRSIIDKVRDQTRVGVCLDTCHAFAAGYDVAAEGGVKAMLDEFEQEVGLQYLKALHLNDSKGKLGCNLDRHEDIGKGHIGISAFRDIVNEPRLDNIPLILETPGRPGFEYAEQIELLYSLYE, encoded by the exons ATGGGGCCGAGGAAGAGGCCGtcggaggaggctgaggagatGAGAGACCGCAGGAAGAAGAACCGTGGGAATAATAAATACATCGGAGCTCATGTGGGCATTCGGG GTGGGATATGGAAAGCAGTGGAGTCCTGCACAGAGATGGGGGGCAATAGTTTCGCCCTGTTTCTGGGCTCCCAGCGGTCGTGGAAGAGGCCTGCGCTGGACCACGCAGCTGCAGACAGGTTTAGGGAGCAATGTTCCCTATGGGAGTATGACCCTGCACATATCCTCCCTCACGGCTCCTACTTGATGAACTGTGGATCTCCTAAAGAGG CCCCCTGGCCTTGTCGTACCCTTCCAACCGTGTCTCCTACCCTCTTGACAACCCTTCCAGATGTGTTTGAGAAGAGCCAGGCCCTGTTGGTGGATGAGCTCAGCCGCTGCAGCCTGCTGGGCCTCAACCTCTACAACTTCCACCCTGGTTCCTCCCTGGGCTCCATCACCACCGAGCAGTGTGTGGAGAAGATAGCAAGCGCCATTAACCGAGCTCACCAGCAAACACCTGCCGTGGTTACAG TGTTGGAGAACATGAGTGGTCAGGGCAATACGGTGGGCGGCAAGTTCTCCGAGCTGAGGAGCATCATAGACAAGGTGAGGGACCAGACCAGAGTCGGAGTGTGTCTGGATACCTGTCACGCCTTCGCAGCAG GGTATGATgtggctgcagagggaggagtgAAGGCCATGCTGGACGAGTTTGAGCAGGAAGTCGGGCTCCAATATCTTAAAGCCCTCCATCTCAATGACTCCAAAG GGAAGCTAGGCTGCAACCTCGATCGCCACGAAGACATCGGGAAAGGTCACATCGGAATCTCTGCTTTCCGGGACATCGTCAACGAGCCCAGACTGGACAACATCCCTCTCATACTGGAGACACCTGGACG GCCAGGTTTCGAGTACGCTGAGCAGATTGAACTTCTGTATTCCCTCTATGAGTGA